In Saprospiraceae bacterium, the sequence TATGTGTGCAAAATTGGTTGGTAATACCCTGACCAACCAAAAAGATATCTATGTAGCCGAACCCTGGAAAACGACCCGGATCCACTACGGTAGCCGCATAGCATTTGATAAAGATGGTTACCTGTTTTTATCTTCCAGTGACCGGTTTCAGCATATGGATACCTTACCACAAAAACTGGACAATGATCTGGGCAAAGTCCATCGCATGAATGATGATGGGTCTGCACCTAAAGACAATCCTTTCGTCAATACTCCTGGCGCCAGGGCTACAATTTGGTCCTATGGACATCGAAATATTCAGGGACTTTTCTATGACGCAGCGACTGGGATCCTTTGGGCCAATGAACATGGTCCTCGGGGTGGAGACGAACTCAATATTATCCAAAAAGGCAAAAATTACGGCTGGCCGGTGATCAGCTATGGCATTAATTATGATGGCAAAATCATGACACCTTATACCTCCAAAGAAGGCATGGAGCAGCCTTTGATTAAATGGGTGCCTTCTATCGCTCCAAGCGGTATGACTATCGTCACAGGAGATAAGTATCCTGCCTGGAAAGGCGATATACTTCTGGGATCTCTCAGGTTTAAATACCTCGACCGGGTACACCTGACGGGCGATGTGCCAGGTGATCAGGAGCCTTTATTAAAAAATGTAGGCAGATTGAGGTTTGTCAAAATGGGGCCAGATGGTTATATATATGTTGGTGTAGAGGACCCCGGTTTTATTTTCAGATTAGTCCCTTCAGAACCGCTGGCCCAGTAATCGTCTTATTAACTTTATCGTATAAAAATCATGAAAAAAGCAACCTTCATTTTATGTATACTGCTTGGCACAGTCACGCTATCGATTGCACAATCTTTTAGCAAAATGATGAAACCAAAACCAGCAATAGTATCCTATACTTTTCGAAAATCATTTGCCACGGATATGCCCGGCACTTTGGATTATATCAAATCGCTAGGCATTGACAGTATCGAATTTTCCAATTTGTTCAATCAAAATCCTCATGATATCCGCACGATGATCGATCGACGAGGAATCCGATGCACCAGTTTCGGAGTGTCTTATGAAGATATGATGAATAAAAGATCTACCGTCATCGAAAATGCTAAGATATTAGGCGCTTCTTTTGTGCGTGTAGCCTGGATACCCCACGACAAACCCTGGGACCTGGAAACTGCCAAAAAAACAGCCGCGATATTTAATGAAATCGGCAAATCACTCAAAGACGCAGGTTTGACCTTCTGTTATCACAATCATGGATATGAATTTGAGCCATATGCCGGTGGCACCTTGTACGATGTGCTGATGAAAGAGACCAACCCAGAATATGTATCATTCGAGATCGACATACTCTGGGCTTTCCATCCAGGTCAGGATCCGGCCAAACTGATTAAAAAATATTCAAATCGGTACAAACTGATGCATGTAAAAGATCTAAAAATCGGCATCAAAGGCGATCTGTCAGGCCATACTGCTACTGAAAACGATGTTACGCTTGGAACAGGCCAAATCAATCTCAAAAAAGTGATGAAGGCGGCTAAAAAGTCTTCTATAGAACATTTTTATATAGAAGATGAAAATGATAATTCCTGGACACAGGTTCCTCAGAGTATCGCATTTTTAAAAGGAAAATGATTGCTTGTTATTAATGGATAATTTTGTAGCAACATTTTAAAGATTATACCAGCTTTTTCTGTTTAATTTTATTGTTTTCAATCAATCAATTATATCAATGATTAAAAGAAGAAAAGCTTTAAGCAACATTGCCACCGGTTTCGGCGCTATGATCACCCTGCCGGCATGGGCTACAAGATGGAATAAAAGTACTTTGAAAGATTATGCTTTTTTATCTCCTGATGATGATGCACTCCTGGCTGCCATCGTGGATACCATCCTTCCAAAGACAGATACGCCCGGGGCGAAAGAATTGGGTGTACCTCAACTTATACAAAAAATAGTCAAGGATTGTTATGATCGACCTGCACAAAACACCATGAGTATGGGGCTGGTGGTTACTGATGCAGTCGCATTCTCCGAATATGGCAATTCTTTTGTTCATCTTTCATCTGATCAACAATTGGCTGTCTTAAATAAAATGTCAGCTTCAGAATATTCAGATCAAAAGAATTTTTTCAATATGATCAAACGCATGACCGTTGATGGGTATATGGGTTCTGAATATGTCATGACCAACATCACCAAATACGAAATGGCCCCCAATCGATATCATGGTTGCGTCCCTGTTTGATCCGGATTCTATTCAATTTGCTGACCAGCCTTCTTTTTAAACCTATCAATCATTCGACACATGCCAAATTTTAATATAGACTCTCAAAAGAAAAGAAAATATGATGCTATCGTTATCGGCTCCGGTATCAGCGGCGGTTGGTCTGCCAAAGAACTTACGGACCGTGGGATGAAGACACTCATGCTGGAGCGGGGTCGTGATGTCAAACACATCGTAGACTATCCGACTGCCACCTTACAACCCTGGGAGTTCGAGCATCGTCGTCAGTTACCCTTAGAAGTTCGCAAAGCTAATCCTGTCATATCCAAATGTTATGCTTTTTACGAAGGAACCACCCAGTTTTTTGTCAAAGACGAGGAGCATCCTTACGTTCAGGAAAAACCTTTTGATTGGATCAGGGGCTACCAGGTTGGAGGCAAATCATTGATGTGGGCTAGGATGACTCAAAGATGGAGTGATTACGACTATGATGGACCTTCCAGGGACGGATATGCAGTCGATTGGCCGATAAGATATGCCGATATCGCACCCTGGTACAGCCATGTTGAAAAATTTGCCGGTATCACTGGCAATAAAGATGGCCTCCCTACCTTGCCTGATGGTGAATTTCTTCCTGCTTATGAGCTATCCTGTGTAGAACAATATTTTAAAGACCAAATGGCTACGCACTACAAGGATCGATATGTGATCAGTGGTCGGACCGCGCATCTATCCCAACCACAGGATATACATTACAAACAAGGCCGTGCCAAATGTGTCCACAGGACGATTTGCGAAAGGGGCTGTCCCTATGGTGGTTATTTCAGTAGCAATGCCAGTACGATCCCCTGGGCGCTCAAGTCCGGCAAGCTCACCCTGAGGCCACACTCGGTAGTACATTCCATTATCTATGACGAGGAAAAAGGGACTGCCACGGGTGTGCGAGTCATCGACGCTAACACCATGGAAATGATGGAGTTTTATGCCAAAGTCATTTTTGTCAATGCAGCTGCGCTGAATAGCAATCTGATCCTACTCAATTCGACTTCCAATAGATTCCCTAATGGATTTGGCAATGATAGCGGAGTATTAGGTAAATATGTCGCTTTTCACAATTATCGCGCACGCATTTCTGCAGAATACGAAGGCCATCTGGATTCTACCACTGACGGCCGTAAGCCCAGTTCAGGTTATATCCCCAGGTTTAGAAATGTGTACAAACAAGAGACCGATTTTCTCAGAGGGTATGCATCTGGGTTTAGTGCTTCCAGAGGCGATTATAGGTCTAATGATGGAATAGGCACAGAACTCAAAGAAAATCTATCAAAATCCACTCCCGACAATCGATGGCGGGTAGGGTCAGGTATTATGGGTGAGACCATACCCAAGCAATCAAACTATGTAGCCCTCGATGAAACCAAAAAAGATCAATGGGGAATCCCCCAACTCAAGATATCCGTCGGTTATGATGACAATGATGAAAAAATGATCAAAGACTTTTTTGAGCAATTCACGGAGATGTATACCAAAGCCGGGTTTAAAAATATTCGCACCAGTGATAGCAAACAAGCTGCTGGACTGGACATCCATGAGATGGGCGGTGTACGGATGGGAAAAGACCCTAAGACCTCTATGCTCAACAAATGGCACCAGATCCATGCCTGCAAGAATGTATTTGTGACCGATGGTTCCTGCATGACTTCTACCTCTACTCAAAATCCATCATTAACCTATATGGCCTACTCCGCCAGGGCCGCTGACTTTGCTGTACAAGAATTGAAAAAGCGCAACCTGTAAGTTATGATACATTAGCAGTATTTTTGCTACTCAATCAATTACTTATGGATAACGAACACAGCCAGGACTTACTATCAGCATACAGTAAAAATCAACTGATCGGGGCAAGTGCCTGGGCCAGGATATTGGGTATCATAGGATTTGTTTTTGCCGGTTTATTAGTGTGTCTGGCACTTTTTGTGATGTCAGGCGGTATGGGATCTATCATGGGAGCCAACATGCCCGAAGGGGCCACGACGCAGATGCTTGGCAAATCAGGCATGGTCGTAGGCCTTTTATACTTATTGATCGCGGGCATCTATTTTTTGATGAGTTGGTGGACCTATAGATTTGGCACTGAAATCAAAAAAGGTATCATGCAAAATGACCCTGAAGAAGTAGGCTCTTCCTTTCACAACCTTAAAAACTATTTTCAAGCTTATGGCATTCTGACAATGATAGGAGTAGGTATCATGTTTTTATCTTTGCTTTCCGTCTTGATGATAGGTTTTTTTAATTAATGGCCTGGCCTTTCAAAGCCTGGTGTTTATTTATCATTTATTGATTCTGAATATTGGAGAAAAAAGCCTGGTTGAATAAAGGAAAATCATACTTTTCTGAAGTTTTATTGGAGACTGTATCGAGTGATTTCAGTACCAGTCTTTCCGTTTGCATGACACATGGACGATATCAACTCTACACCGATAAAGTGGTCTATAGCTATGAAGACCTGTATAAAAATTTTAAAATTACAGCTGATAAAATTGATTGGAAGGCATTCCGGCCCAAAAATATCCTGGTGCTAGGACTAGGCCTGGGATCAGTTATTCAGATCATCGAAAAGAAAAACAAACAACCACTTTTTTTCACAGCAGTAGATATTGATGAAGCAGTCCTATACCTGGTACAAAAGTATACAGCCTCAAAATTTAGATCTCCTATCGAATATATCCATGCAGATGCCCAGATATTTATAGCTCAAAATAATGTGAAGTATGACCTCATCCTATTCGACATCTTCATCGATGACCTGGTACCGCCAAAATTTGAGACCCTTGTAATAACTAAAAAGTTAGCTAGTGCACTGGCTCCGAATGGGCTGCTGCTGTATAATCGAATAGCCATTGAACCAGAGCATATTATGCGCAATATGGACTACTTTGACCGGGTCTTTAACAAGGTTTTCCCCCAGGCTGAGTTTGTCAATGTAAAGTATAATTGGGTCCTGGTGAGTGATGGAAGCAGGTTAAAGAAGGGCTTAATAGTATGACGGTTTTTACTGACGAGACTTAATAATTAATCAATTCCGAGCCCACAATTCCTTATTTTTGTTACCTCATGTTTACATTCAATATTTACCTCAAGTTTGCTACGATTGCTTTTTGTCTCTTTGGAGGGATTGCATTGGCTTTTGCATTTGGTTTTTGGTGGGCTTTCCCTTTTATCCTGACCGGGCTCCTGGTCCTGGTGAGTTATATCCTGCTGGGGACAGTCCAGTCTGCCGCACAACTCATGGAGAAAATGGATCTTGGGGGCAGTGAGAAACGACTTGGGCTCACTTTTTTCCCACAATGGTTGTACAAACCCAACAGATCTTATTTTTATATGATCAAAGGCTCGATAGCCGCACAGCGAAAAGATTATGACCAGGCAGAGACTTTACTGTTAAAATCCAAAGCTATTGGTCTACCCACCTCCAACGAAAAGGCGATGGTGGCTCTTCAATTGGCCAATTTTAGTGCCCTCAAAAATAAATGGAACCAGGCCCAGGTATATATGAAGGAAATCAAAGAATACAAAGTCACTGAGCCTACCATTAAAGAGCAGATCAAACAATTTGAAAAAGCAATGCAACAACGGGGGCAACAAAAACATCTTATGGGTGGTGATCCATCTATGATGCGTATGCGCCGACAAAGGAGGATTTAATTCTTATTTTCGAAGAATTCCTCAAATTCCAGGTTAAAATAACTCAAGTTTTAGTTGGCCACTTTTTGGTCCATCTCAAGAATCTGATTGATCTGTTCAGGTTTAAGATTTTTGCCGATAATTTTTCTTTCCTTATTCAGTACATAGATCTCCGGTGTATTATCGACAAAATATTTGCTATAGACAGACACATTGGTAGCGTCGAATACATTGGTCCATTGCTCCATATGGTAAGTCTTGACAAACTTTCGCCATTCTGCATCGGTCGTATTCACTGCTATAGTATAAAATTCTATTCCCCTGCTCTTCAGTTGGGGGTACATCTGCACCAATTTAGGTGTTTCAGCCTGGCAATGTTCACAATCAGTATGATAGAGGTAGACGATGATATAAGGGGATTTGATGCTGTAAATAGATTTGGGTTGTCCTTTGATATCATTAGCAGTGACATCCGCTGCCTGCTTATTCAACAAGCTTGCCTTCATCTCCCCTGCTCTTCGTCTGATATCCGCCAATTCTCCGGGTTTAAGCCAGATTGCATTTTCGGCAGTAAAAAACTTTTCTACAATATTTGAAAACACTGCCTCACCGTCCATTAAAGTAGTCTTGCCCGGTTCATATTTTAACAATAGCCAATTGCTCATGTATTTGAATATTTCCGGATTGGCCAATGATTTGGAAAGCAAAGCATCTGCATATTGTACTATAGAATCCTGATGCTGAGGCATTACATCTCCAAAAAACTGCTGCATTTTATTAGATAGGACCGGAGAGTACATCAATCTTTCTTCAGAAAAATCAACCTTGTCCCAATATTCTTTTCTAAAAAAATAAGCTTGCGTATTGAGATCTTTCTCCCCGGTAGCAAGCCTGATATCTTTGACCTCAGGATTTTGACCTGCATTTTTAAATTTAACGAAAAAAGAATTAGGGTGCGCTTTGGTCATTTCAGCCAGCTGAACTCTCCTGGCTGCGCGAAAATCTTCTACCATTTTTTTGAAAGAAATCACAGCAGGATCATTTTCAGGCTTTCCGTTGACCTGGACTTGCATAGTCCTCTGTTGATTATCTTGATGCTGCTGCAACTTAAAAGATTGGTACAGGAGGTCATTGTCTATCGAACCTGTCACTTGCATCGGCTGTATCAGATCACTCATGGTTGTCTTCAGGTCAAACTGCTGGTCATCACTCAATAATATTTGTATGTTTTGATTGTCAGGAAACAAAACATAATATAGCCCCTGATGCAGGCTGCTGTCCTGTTTTATTCGCAACTTTCCATTTTCGATTTTGAATGAATCTACAAAAAAGGTCTTATCCGTATAAGATCCTATGAGTTTTGCCCATCCAGGGGCAGCACCTTCTACTGTAATAGTTATATCACAGGTTTGTTTGACATTCGATTTCTCTGCATTATTGGCGCAAGCCCACAAAGAGAGCAAAAAAAATAGTGTCATGCCGGTTAAAGTCGATTTTTTTATTGTGGTCATATCATTAGGATAACTTGTTGGGTAGAATGGAAACACAAAAATAATGGAATTACAACGATATCATTTGACTACACTGCCATTTTCAGCGTGCTCGTTGGGTGCTATAAATTTTAGACCTCCATCGCCATTTTCTGATAATAAGATCATCCCATTAGATTCAATCCCCTTCATCTTTCGAGGTGCAAGGTTGGCTACTATGATGACTCTTTGACCAGGCAAATGAGCAGGATCAAAATGAAGCGCTATACCACTGACGATGGTCCTTTTTTCAAAACCAAGCTCTACCTCCAATTGCAGAAGTTTATCAGCCTTGGGCACTTTCTGAGCTGATAATATAGTACCGGCTCTTAAATCTATCTTATTAAAATCATCTATCGATATCGTTTCTTTTATAGGAATACTTTCGATTGGCGCTGGGGCAGCAAGCGCTTTTCCTCTATTGAGTTTAGATACTTGTGCTTCAATCAGGGCATCATCTATCCTTGTAAAAATATGGACAGGCTCCCCAATTTGATGACCTTCAGCGATGGGAAGTAGACCTTCTGCCAGGGTATCCAATAATTCGTTGAGTTCATTCTGGTCTTTCAAGAGAGGCAGATTCAATTGTGCACGCATTTTGTCCGAAGTAAATGGCATGAAGGGGCGTATAGCGACGCTGAGAGCAGTACATAACTGGGCACAATAGTTGAGCACCACTTTTGCGATCTCGGGTTCGGTTTTCTCCTTTTTCCAGGGTTCATTGGCCTGTAGTATAGAGTTGCCTGTACTAGATAGATCCATGAGACTTTTCAACGCATCTCGAAATTTAAATTCTCTGATGCTTTGATTTAGGTCCTGTATTCTGTCAAAAATGTTCAACAATTCCACTTCGTGAAAAGAATCAAAATCAGGGTCTTCCGTACCCACAAATCCTTTGTCTGGATCGAAACTGGGTATTTTACCCCCATAGTACTTATTGATCAAAACCATCACCCTATTAAAAAAATTTGCCAGGTTATTGACCAATTCGTTATTGCATGCATCCTGAAAGCCTTTCCAGGTAAATTCGCTATCTCTTTGTTCGGGCATATTCTTGATGAGATAGTACCTCATCAAATCTTCTTTGCCGGGCCATTCGTCCAGGTATTCATGGATCCACACCGCCCAATTGCGTGAAGTAGAGACTTTATCCCCTTCCAGGTTCATAAATTGATTGGCAGGTACATTGATAGGAAGGTTGTAACCGCCGTAGGCTTTAAGAATAACCGGAAAAATCAAACAATGAAAAACAATATTGTCTTTGCCAATAAAATGGATCAACGCCGTCTCCGGATCTTTCCAATACTGCTCCCAGTCCTTACCATGTTCATTGGCCCAGGCCTTGGTGGCACTAATGTATCCGATCGGTGCATCCAACCAGACATATAACTTCTTTCCTTGTGACCCCGGAATTTCATGAGGCACATCAATCCCCCATTCCAGGTCTCTGGTCATGGAACGGGGCTCAAGCCCACCATCTAACCAAGACTTACACTGTCCAAGGACATGTGGCTTCCATTCATTTGGATCGTGGTGTTCTACACCGTCGAGCTTGCCGGTCTCTATCCATTCTTTCAGCCATTCCTGGTGGTGATTTAATTGTAGGTACCAGTGTTTGGTTAGTTTTTTGATGGGTGTCGAGCCCGTCAGAGTCGAAACCGGATGGAGGAGATCTATTGGGCTCAAAGTAGATCCGCATCGCTCGCATTGATCGCCATACGCGTGCGGGTTACCACATTTTGGGCAGGTTCCGGATATATATCGATCTGCAAGAAACTGTCCGGCTTGTTCGTCAAAATATTGTTCACTTTCTATTTCCTGGAATTCACCTTTTTGGTAAAGGGTTCTGAAAAAATCCTGGCTGGTCTCATGGTGAATTGGCGCAGAAGTACGGTGATACATATCGAAGGAAATCCCAATGCGATGGAGCGTGGTTTTGAGCAACTCATGATATTGATCGATGATAGCCTGGGGAGTAGTATTTTCTTTTCTTGCTTTTACTGTGATCGCTGCTCCATGCTCGTCAGATCCACATACCCAAACGACTTCTTTGCCAGTGAGTCTAAGGAATCTAACAAAAATATCAGCGGGAAGATATGCTCCGGTAAGATGTCCTATATGCAGAGGTCCGTTGGCATAGGGCAATGCAGATGTGATGAGGTACCTTTTGATCTCCATGTTTCAAAGTGGGCAAAGGTAGGAAAATATGTAGCATGAAGGACTTCACCATGTATCATTCACTGGATATCTCTATTACAAAATCATTTTTTTTGATTATTTTTGGTTCAACGAATGAAGAAGGAAAGCATTTTTTGTATCCATATTTGTATGCCGCAAGGCATGCATTGATACCATATTACCCTGTCTCCTGCCAAATACTACCATTATTTTCTGACGGTTGAATCCAAATTTAGTCCTCCATAAAATTATTTATAAACCTTAATACAATTTTAAAAATTATGTCGAATTACAAATTTGAAACGCTACAATTGCATGCCGGCCAACAAGTAGACCCTACGACCAAAGCCCGGGCTGTGCCCATCTATCAAACCACCTCCTTTGGTTTTGACAATTCTGAGCATGCTGCCAATCTGTTCGGCTTGAGACAATTTGGCAATATTTATACTCGTATCATGAACCCCACCTCCGATGTATTTGAGCAGAGGATGGCTGCACTCGAAGGAGGCGTTGCTGCCCTGGCGGTAGGCTCTGGACAAGCAGCCCAATTTATCGCTTTGAATAATATTTTACAGGCTGGGGACAATTTTATTTCTACCAGTTATCTATATGGTGGCACTTACAATCAGTTTAAGGTAGCCTTTAAACGCTTGGGTATTGACGCAAGATTTGGAGATGGTGACAATGTCGACAGTTTCGAAAAACTAATAGATGCCAATACCAAAGCAATCTACCTGGAGACCATCGGCAATCCGAGATTAAACATTCCTGACTTTGAAAAATTTGCAGCCCTTTGTAAAAAATATGATATCCCCTTAGTCGTAGACAATACTTTTGGAGCAGGTGGCTTCCTGTGTCAACCTATTAAACATGGCGCCAATGTAGTCGTCCACTCAGCGACCAAATGGATTGGAGGTCATGGGACCAGTATCGGCGGGGTAATCATAGATGCTGGCAATTTTAATTGGGGCAATGGCAAATTCCCACAATTTACTGAGCCAAGTGAAGGATATCATGGCATGAAATTCTGGGAGATCTTTGGCGAAGGCAATCCACTTGGTATGCCCAACATCGCTTTTATCATTCGAGCCCGAGTCGAGGGACTTCGAGATTTTGGTCCAGCCCTCGCCCCATTCAATTCCTTTTTGTTTTTACAAGGGTTGGAGACATTGAGTTTAAGGGTAGAAAGACACGTACAAAATGCAATGAACCTGGCTACCTGGCTCCAGGGCAATGATAAAGTTGAATTTGTTTGGTATCCTGGATTGGCTGATAGTCCTCATCACCAGTTGGCGAAAAAATATTTACAAAATGGATTTGGTGGCATCTTACAGTTTGGTATCAAAGGTGGTGTCGAAAATGGGAAAAAATTCATTGATTCATTGAAGTTAATCAGCCATTTGGCCAATGTCGGGGATGCCAAATCCTTAGCCATTCACCCTGCCTCTACAACGCACGAACAACTCTCGGACAGCGAGCGGGCTTCTGCAGGTGTATTGGACAATCTGATACGTATCAGCGTCGGCTTAGAACATATTGATGATATAAAAGCTGACTTTGTTCAGGCTTTTGAACAGGTGTTCGCTGCTGGATAAAGTTATTTTATTGCCTTGCAAAGGTCACCTGCCATTTGGTTAGGTGACCTTTTTTTCTTATAATTATGAGTCTTATATTGTCAAAGAGCACTCACCTTGAAACCAGTAATCCGATATCCAAGCCCTTATAAAAAAATTCGCACTCCGATTTTATTTTTTGGTACGATTCTGACCATTGGAATCGTAGGTTATATGATCATCGAAAAATACAATTTCTCAGAAGGTCTTTATATGACCATCATCACCCTATCTACGGTTGGATTTGGTGAGGTAAAACCCCTCAGTGACCTTGGTCGTATGTTTACAGTCGTTTTGATTATACTCAATATCGGCGCGATCACTTATTTCCTTACTTTGATGTCTCAGTACATTTTTGAAGGCCATTTTTTTAGAGATTATAAACTGCATAATATGGAAAAACAATTGCAAAAAATATCAAACCATGTCATTGTGTGCGGTTATGGTAGAAATGGTCAGTCAGCTATAGAGGTCCTGCAATCCAACCATATACCATTTATCGTCATTGATAAAGAATCTAAAACAGCAGAAAGTAATACCTTGATTCCATATATGGTTCAGGGCGATGCTACCACTGAAAAGGCTTTGTTGGAGGCGGGGATTATGCGAGCTAAAGCCCTGATTTCTACCCTGCCTGAAGATGCAGACAATGTATTTTGTATCCTTACTGCCAAAGAATTAAATCCAAATATCCTCATCATTAGCAGGGCCTCCCATGACACCTCTATCAGCAAATTAAAACATGCCGGGGCTCATAATGTGATCATGCCTGACAAAATAGGTGGCGTGCACATGGCTCAACTTGTGAGCCACCCCGATTTAAAAGAGTTCCTTGACATCCTGGCTTTTCAAAACAAACAAGAGTCCAGCCTGGTAGAACTTATTGTGACAAAACAATATTTCTGCGACAAAGCAGAAATATTAAAATCTTATAAAGTGCTGGTGCTTGGAATAAAAAATATTGAACAGCAATATGATTTATCAACCGAAAATTTAGAATTGCTGCCGGGATATAGAATAATTGTTTTGGGCAAACAACCTGATATAGAAAAGTTAGAATTTCAAATCACCTAGATTCTGTAAAGTTATGAACAGAATGAATCAACCTAAGACCTCACAAACATTATTGTTTTTATGTGGATTGATCTTGTTATTGATGTCCGTCACCAGCCAGGGATATTTCCATTGGGACGAACATTTTCAATTACTTGAATTTGCCAATTACAAGTCAGGGCTTGCCAAACCTGAAGGCCTTGCATGGGAGTTTCACGAGCAAATCAGGCCTGGATTGCAGCCATTCATAGCTTATACCATCATGAGCTTGAACAGGGTGCTTGGGATACAGGATCCATTCTTTATCGCATTTATATTACGCCTTTTATCAGGTATAATGAGCTTGATGGTTATCATACTTTATACAAGATTAATAATAAAAGAGCTCCCATCTTCTAAGTCGGTTAAAACCATCTTTATCAGCCTTGCTGGTTTTTTATGGTTTTGTCCCTTTTTGCTCGTAAGATTTTCTTCTGAAAACTGGAGCTCATTGTTCTTTTTCGGAGGTATATATTTTTTAATGAATTCCTTAGCCAACTCTAATACCAATAGGTTCTTTCCAATTTTTATGGCTGGTCTATTATTGAGTCTTGCTTTCCAATTCAGATTTCAAATAGCTTTTGCAGGTCTGGGTATAGTTGCATGGTTGATTAATAATAAATCGCTGAAATTAAAAGGGTGGAGTTATTTGAGTGTCGGAGCATTGTTGGGGTTGATCATTGGCTTTCTATGCGATTATTGGCTGTATGGTAGCTGGCAACTCACCTCCTTAAAGTATTTTGACTCAAATGTTATTAAAGGCATAGCTTCAAGTTTTGGGATTTCGCCTTGGTACGCCTATTTTCCTCTTGTTTTCAATGCATTAGGCCCTGTCTTAAATATTGTTCTGATTGCTTTTTTCATGATTGGCCTTTTTTCCAATCGAAAGCACTTCATGGTATGGATCATAATTCCTTTTGTGGTTGCTCATCTTGTGACCAGCCACAAAGAGCTCAGATTCATGTTTCCAATGCTGATTCCTTTCCTTTATTTAATCACCCTTGGAGCTGAAAAAACATTTTCCCTAATTAAACTCAATTTGCCTGTAAAGTTGGTAATGGGCAGTATCTGTATATTTAATTTATTTTTATTGGTGGTAAGAATAATGGGACCGGCTAACCCTCATATACTTTATTACCGATATATCTTTAATCAAACCAAGTCGGCCAAGCCAGTCGTGATATTTT encodes:
- a CDS encoding gluconate 2-dehydrogenase subunit 3 family protein; this encodes MATGFGAMITLPAWATRWNKSTLKDYAFLSPDDDALLAAIVDTILPKTDTPGAKELGVPQLIQKIVKDCYDRPAQNTMSMGLVVTDAVAFSEYGNSFVHLSSDQQLAVLNKMSASEYSDQKNFFNMIKRMTVDGYMGSEYVMTNITKYEMAPNRYHGCVPV
- a CDS encoding sugar phosphate isomerase/epimerase, producing the protein MKKATFILCILLGTVTLSIAQSFSKMMKPKPAIVSYTFRKSFATDMPGTLDYIKSLGIDSIEFSNLFNQNPHDIRTMIDRRGIRCTSFGVSYEDMMNKRSTVIENAKILGASFVRVAWIPHDKPWDLETAKKTAAIFNEIGKSLKDAGLTFCYHNHGYEFEPYAGGTLYDVLMKETNPEYVSFEIDILWAFHPGQDPAKLIKKYSNRYKLMHVKDLKIGIKGDLSGHTATENDVTLGTGQINLKKVMKAAKKSSIEHFYIEDENDNSWTQVPQSIAFLKGK
- a CDS encoding GMC family oxidoreductase, with product MPNFNIDSQKKRKYDAIVIGSGISGGWSAKELTDRGMKTLMLERGRDVKHIVDYPTATLQPWEFEHRRQLPLEVRKANPVISKCYAFYEGTTQFFVKDEEHPYVQEKPFDWIRGYQVGGKSLMWARMTQRWSDYDYDGPSRDGYAVDWPIRYADIAPWYSHVEKFAGITGNKDGLPTLPDGEFLPAYELSCVEQYFKDQMATHYKDRYVISGRTAHLSQPQDIHYKQGRAKCVHRTICERGCPYGGYFSSNASTIPWALKSGKLTLRPHSVVHSIIYDEEKGTATGVRVIDANTMEMMEFYAKVIFVNAAALNSNLILLNSTSNRFPNGFGNDSGVLGKYVAFHNYRARISAEYEGHLDSTTDGRKPSSGYIPRFRNVYKQETDFLRGYASGFSASRGDYRSNDGIGTELKENLSKSTPDNRWRVGSGIMGETIPKQSNYVALDETKKDQWGIPQLKISVGYDDNDEKMIKDFFEQFTEMYTKAGFKNIRTSDSKQAAGLDIHEMGGVRMGKDPKTSMLNKWHQIHACKNVFVTDGSCMTSTSTQNPSLTYMAYSARAADFAVQELKKRNL
- a CDS encoding PQQ-dependent sugar dehydrogenase, coding for MPAWGSVLKADEINNLSDYLLGAIENRKKFDFTDSVKSNIFQHASMTVKLDTIAKGLSNPWGMAFLPNGDFLYNDRNGNMYRQSKGVQNLIKGVPQTRVEGQGGLLDVELHPNFATNSLIYFTYAKSKDSLSTTALMCAKLVGNTLTNQKDIYVAEPWKTTRIHYGSRIAFDKDGYLFLSSSDRFQHMDTLPQKLDNDLGKVHRMNDDGSAPKDNPFVNTPGARATIWSYGHRNIQGLFYDAATGILWANEHGPRGGDELNIIQKGKNYGWPVISYGINYDGKIMTPYTSKEGMEQPLIKWVPSIAPSGMTIVTGDKYPAWKGDILLGSLRFKYLDRVHLTGDVPGDQEPLLKNVGRLRFVKMGPDGYIYVGVEDPGFIFRLVPSEPLAQ
- a CDS encoding redoxin domain-containing protein — protein: MTLFFLLSLWACANNAEKSNVKQTCDITITVEGAAPGWAKLIGSYTDKTFFVDSFKIENGKLRIKQDSSLHQGLYYVLFPDNQNIQILLSDDQQFDLKTTMSDLIQPMQVTGSIDNDLLYQSFKLQQHQDNQQRTMQVQVNGKPENDPAVISFKKMVEDFRAARRVQLAEMTKAHPNSFFVKFKNAGQNPEVKDIRLATGEKDLNTQAYFFRKEYWDKVDFSEERLMYSPVLSNKMQQFFGDVMPQHQDSIVQYADALLSKSLANPEIFKYMSNWLLLKYEPGKTTLMDGEAVFSNIVEKFFTAENAIWLKPGELADIRRRAGEMKASLLNKQAADVTANDIKGQPKSIYSIKSPYIIVYLYHTDCEHCQAETPKLVQMYPQLKSRGIEFYTIAVNTTDAEWRKFVKTYHMEQWTNVFDATNVSVYSKYFVDNTPEIYVLNKERKIIGKNLKPEQINQILEMDQKVAN